Proteins from one Penicillium digitatum chromosome 2, complete sequence genomic window:
- a CDS encoding Cytosolic Fe-S cluster assembly factor cfd1, whose protein sequence is MPLIGVKNVVLVLSGKGGVGKSSVTLQLALALSLQGKSVGILDIDLTGPSMPRLVGLEDAKITQAPGGWMPVSVHGAEFAAEADTSAPSTQLHRGSLRCMSLGFLLRDRGDAVIWRGPKKTAMIRQFLSDVFWGPTDYLLIDTPPGTSDEHIALAEQLLTLSTTDAAAAAQTDLPRLAGAVLVTTPQAVATSDVRKEANFCVKTKIPVLGVIENMSGYACPCCGEVSNLFSSGGGQVMAQELSLPFMGSVPIDVKFGELVEGKMEAGDSDEDEESPESQPQGTPAEPDDRPLVERYRDTWSYPRFEGFAQTLMSRIEGPTPI, encoded by the exons ATGCCTCTCATTGGAGTGAAGAATGTTGTGCTG GTCCTTTCCGGAAAAGGAGGCGTGGGGAAATCTTCCGTCACACTCCAGCTCGCGCTTGCGCTCTCGCTCCAAGGCAAATCTGTCGGAATCCTTGACATCGACCTGACCGGGCCTTCAATGCCACGCCTCGTCGGACTTGAAGATGCAAAGATCACACAAGCGCCAGGCGGATGGATGCCGGTATCAGTTCATGGGGCCGAATTCGCCGCCGAAGCCGACACTTCAGCGCCCTCAACACAACTACACCGCGGCTCCCTTCGTTGCATGTCCCTGGGCTTCCTTCTCCGCGATCGGGGCGACGCTGTAATCTGGCGCGGACCAAAGAAAACGGCTATGATCCGCCAATTCCTCTCAGATGTTTTCTGGGGCCCGACTGATTACCTGCTAATCGACACGCCTCCCGGAACGAGTGACGAGCACATTGCGCTAGCTGAGCAGCTGCTCACCCTCTCCACCACAGATGCGGCGGCTGCTGCGCAAACAGACTTACCTCGACTTGCTGGTGCAGTCCTTGTTACAACGCCGCAGGCTGTGGCAACCTCTGACGTGCGCAAAGAGGCGAACTTCTGTGTTAAGACCAAGATTCCCGTGCTTGGAGTCATCGAGAATATGTCCGGGTATGCTTGCCCTTGTTGTGGGGAGGTTAGTAATCTGTTCTCTAGTGGAGGAGGACAGGTAATGGCCCAGGAATTAAGCCTTCCATTTATGGGCAGCGTGCCTATTGATGTGAAATTTGGAGAATTGGTGGAAGGAAAGATGGAGGCTGGGGATAgtgatgaggacgaggagagTCCAGAGAGTCAACCACAAGGTActcctgctgagcctgaTGATCGACCGCTCGTTGAACGATACCGGGATACCTGGTCTTATCCTCGATTTGAGGGATTTGCGCAGACCTTGATGAGCCGTATTGAGGGTCCGACTCCCATATAG
- a CDS encoding Cdc48-dependent protein degradation adaptor protein (Shp1), putative, whose protein sequence is MEGNPAEHDEAVSQFCTMTGTQASEAQEYLAANGWDIEAAVTEFFAEQDEALQDTTTGGEQQIGTEGSSRASGGRTLGGGTVPASSSTAVSSSSSARRAAPKKKFATLGDFASGGGGGGGDSSDGDDTDDHDFFAGGEKSGLAVQNPDDLKKKILEKARRAQPPPPDAPQPRESYFTGTARTLGGDDTPSQVIESPSAPSQQRSLRVQRTLHFWADGFSVDDGELFRSDDPRNAEILDGIRQGRAPLSIMNVQPGQEVDVELKQHEEKYTKPKPKYKPFAGSGQRLGSPTPGVRSQAPTPSSSTAMSSAQEPAKPKVDESQPTVTLQIRLGDGARLTSRFNTTATIGDVYAFVAAATPDGANRAWVLMTTFPSTELNDWSVVLGDIPDFKRGGVVVQKWH, encoded by the exons ATGGAGGGAAATCCCGCTGAGCATGATGAGGCTGTATCTCAATTCTGTACTATGACTGGAACCCAGGCTTCAGAG GCCCAGGAATATCTTGCTGCCAATGGGTGGGACATCGAAGCTGCCGTAACAGAGTTCTTTGCAGAGCAGGATGAAGCCTTACAGGACACCACCACTGGTGGTGAGCAGCAAATAGGCACAGAGGGTAGTTCTCGAGCTTCTGGGGGTAGGACTCTCGGGGGAGGTACCGTACCGGCTTCATCATCCACCGCAgtttcatcctcatcatccgcCCGACGAGCTGCGCCCAAGAAGAAGTTTGCAACGCTGGGAGACTTTGCTTCTGGGGGaggtggcggcggtggcgATTCATCCGATGGTGATGACACGGATGATCATGATTTCTTTGCAGGTGGTGAAAAGTCCGGACTAGCTGTGCAGAACCCGGATgatttgaaaaagaagatccTTGAAAAGGCCCGCAG GGCACAGCCTCCTCCACCCGACGCCCCTCAGCCAAGGGAATCATATTTCACCGGCACTGCCCGCACACTCGGCGGTGACGATACACCAAGTCAGGTGATTGAAAGTCCCTCGGCGCCCAGTCAACAGCGTTCCTTGCGTGTTCAACGGACTCTTCATTTCTGGGCTGATGGATTTTCTGTTGATGACGGTGAACTGTTTCGGTCAGACGACCCGCGCAATGCAGAGATCCTAGACGGTATCCGCCAAGGCCGCGCTCCTCTTTCCATCATGAATGTTCAACCTGGGCAGGAGGTCGATGTGGAACTCAAGCAACATGAAGAGAAGTACACcaagcccaagcccaagTACAAGCCTTTCGCGGGCTCTGGACAGCGCCTCGGTAGCCCGACACCCGGCGTACGGAGTCAGGCCCCCACACCTTCGTCCTCTACAGCTATGTCATCTGCCCAGGAGCCAGCAAAGCCCAAGGTGGACGAGTCGCAACCCACAGTTACTCTCCAAATCCGCCTAGGAGACGGTGCACGTTTAACCTCCCGGTTTAACACCACTGCCACCATTGGCGATGTATATGCGTTCGTTGCTGCTGCTACGCCGGATGGTGCAAACCGTGCATGGGTCTTGATGACAACTTTCCCTAGCACGGAGCTCAATGACTGGAGTGTCGTTCTCGGCGACATTCCCGATTTCAAACGTGGAGGTGTTGTTGTCCAGAAGTGGCATTAA